In Mytilus galloprovincialis chromosome 1, xbMytGall1.hap1.1, whole genome shotgun sequence, the following are encoded in one genomic region:
- the LOC143051699 gene encoding glutamate receptor 2-like translates to MESISSILIFVLLWINSCSGQNYTITSVVEDPYLIDNGDGTFSGFMVDLLDALSKQDGFSYEIGLNPDNKYGSQDGSGHWDGMIGEVLQDPDIQIAAAPIVITDERKSTVPFTRPFLNVGHRIVIKKPVVKFRTLSVLFEPFSLQLWIMVIVICFIVSALLFIVNKFSPSEWSRIRPEDDPTNAKDSFSAHNAFFFVHSTLTWQGYKEVPRSPAGRILVTMWFSFIFFMVIAYIANLTAFFLARETVKPVVPFKTWQEMTTQSSVLYGVKPGGVMHRNMKVTKDPILQHAIQNIETYSTTFSSSEDGIKRVRESDGSFAAIVPVDEGSKYINNEPCDLMFVGANIVNIPYGIACKSVDICNRLTVALKEWESEGLHLLKQKWLTPKSNYKCPASSLENYISKQETARLSARPLTIADASLAFVVLLLGIVFCIIFLIVEVLIHRRRKMKSSRISKEGQTNKSADVEQATDEQEKAPIATNEATNNID, encoded by the exons ATGGAGAGTATAAGTTCCATTTTAATATTTGTGCTTTTGTGGATAAATTCATGTTCG GGACAAAATTACACCATAACTTCAGTAGTT GAGGATCCTTATTTGATAGATAATGGTGATGGAACATTTTCTGGTTTTATGGTAGATCTTTTAGATGCCCTATCGAAACAAGATGGATTTTCGTATGAAATAGGGTTAAACCCTGATAACAAGTATGGGTCACAGGACGGCTCAGGCCACTGGGATGGCATGATAGGTGAAGTACTTCAAGAT CCGGATATTCAAATTGCTGCAGCGCCAATAGTAATAACAGACGAGAGAAAATCGACAGTTCCGTTCACAAGACCGTTCCTTAATGTTGGGCATCGTATTGTAATCAAGAAACCAGTGGTCAAATTCCGAACCTTGAGTGTTTTATTTGAGCCCTTTAGTTTACAGCTATGGATTATGGTTATCGTCATATGTTTCATTGTTTCTGCACTGCTGTTCATCGTTAATAAGTTTAGTCCTTCAGAGTGGAGTAGGATCCGTCCAGAGGACGACCCGACAAACGCAAAAGATAGTTTTTCTGCTCACAACGCATTTTTCTTTGTTCACAGTACATTAACTTGGCAAG GATACAAAGAAGTACCACGGTCTCCAGCAGGTAGAATTTTAGTCACAATGTGGTTtagctttatattttttatggtcATCGCCTACATCGCCAATCTCACAGCATTCTTCTTAGCCAGAGAAACAGTAAAACCTGTCGTTCCTTTCAAAACATGGCAGGAAATGACGACACAGTCAAGTGTTTTATATGGCGTTAAACCAGGCGGTGTGATGCATAGAAATATGAAAGTTACAAAGGATCCCATACTACAACAtgctattcaaaatattgaaacatatTCTACGACATTTAGTTCTTCTGAGGATGGAATAAAGAGAGTGAGGGAGTCAGATGGATCGTTTGCAGCCATTGTTCCAGTAGATGAAGGTTCAAAATACATTAACAATGAGCCCTGTGACCTTATGTTTGTTGGAGCGAACATTGTGAACATACCATATGGTATTGCTTGTAAATCAGTTGACATATGTAACAGACTTACTGTCGCGTTAAAAGAATGGGAATCTGAAGGTTTACATTTACTGAAGCAGAAATGGCTCACCCCAAAATCTAATTACAAGTGTCCAGCTTCCAGTTTAGAGAACTATATCAGTAAACAAGAAACAGCACGTCTTTCAGCACGACCATTGACTATTGCTGATGCATCTCTAGCTTTTGTTGTTCTTCTCCTTGGTATAGTGTTCTGTATCATCTTTCTCATCGTCGAAGTTTTAATCCACAGACGACGTAAAATG AAATCATCCAGGATCAGTAAAGAAGGCCAAACAAACAAGAGTGCTGATGTTGAGCAGGCCACAGACGAACAAGAAAAGGCGCCAATTGCTACAAACGAGGCTACAAACAATATAGACTGA